CTTTGCGCCCCGGcttgtggggctggctctggggCCCGCTGTGCCCCCCGGGCTGCGGGGTCGGTGCTTTTCCGGGGGAGCTGGCATTGCCCGGGGCGTGGGGCCGGCCGGGATCCccgggctgtggggctgggccaCGGGGCGAGTCCTTCCCTGGGTGTGGAACCGGACTGGGGGGCTGGCCGGGCTCCTGCGCTCTAGGGCAGTGCCCCCCCAGTAGTGAggctgggccgtggggctggcggTGCCCAGCCTGCCCGTCTGGCCCTGCCAGCGCTGGCACCTCTGGTCCAgccatggggcacccacaggcagctgctggggcagggctgggtccCCGCAGGGTGGGTGCCTGGCGCCGGGCTGGCGATGGGGCTGGGTGCCCCCGGGGCCGCCCTTCTCCGGCCGTGGGCAGGAGCGTGGTGCCGGGGGCTGTAGAGTCTGGCCGGCCCGGCCCAAGGCTGGGCTGGGACTCGCTGCCGCTGGCTCTTGGCCCGGTGTTGCCTGGGCCTGTTCGCCCCGTTCACTCGGCAGCGTCCCAGGGGAGCGGGACTGCTCGGGAACCGCAGCCAGAGCCAGCGCTCGCCTAATGGCTGCGGAGCACTAAAAGCGCTCCTTGGCGGTAAGTGCTCTTGCCGTGCCAGGAGAGGCCCTGACCTCTGCCCATCTCGGACGCCGCTTCCTTCGGCCGAGCCTGCCGGGCGGCTCCTGCCAGGCTGCCGGGagcggagctgggctctgccaggCCCCCTccgtgggcaggggctggggtctGGCCATGCCACTGTGAAACCCCTCTGTGGGCGGCACGTGGACCGGGTGCCAGCCGTGCGGCTCCACCGCTGCGCCGAGCGGGCACGGTGCCATGTGGGCTCTGCGCGGAGGGAGCCTGAGGGCACGGTGGGGTCTGGCCCCCCGAGCCGGGGCTGGAGCGAGGCTGCAGACCTGGACCCCGCCATGCCGCCCGGCCCTTCAGCGGGGAGCAGCAGCCGGTGCCAAaggtggggagcagggctgggggctccccaCGGCAGGCGCAGGGGGCTCTCCCGGGCTCTTCgtgccctgtccctgcctgccgGGGTGGCTGGGGCCCATCCAGCCTCGCTGGTGTCCCTTATCGCCGCCATCGCGGCTGGGAGGGGCCCTCGGCGCTGCCCTCCAGGCACGGCTACTGCGCCCTGCATGGGGGCGAGGGCCCTGTCGTCGCCCCGGGGCTCGGTCCCTGCCCCGgtgggggcagctgtggggcacagCTCTCCTTGCCCCACTCCACgtcaccccctgctcccccagccccgctccctgtcccctcccggcTCTCAGCCCGGGCGGCCTCTTGCTGCCGCCGGAGCTGGCTTAGCTCCGCTAATCCCCTAATCCTGCCGCCCGGCCGGGGTGCAGGGGCCTGGGCTGTATCCAGCGCGGGGGATGCAGCATGGTCCCGTGCTGTGCCCCATGTGCTGGCcatggggggctgggagccccgaggggggtgACACACcgggtggggggctggggcagggctctgcctgcccaggAATTTCCCTTCATCTGCAAAACAAAGCCGAAACCTCTGCGCCGCTCCCGGCATCCCCTGCCTGGTCTGCCTCCGGAGGCCGGGCGGGTGCGGtggcctggggctgctggcgcAGGGGGCCCGGGGACAGGTGCCCCCCTGGCCGCCCTGACCCCCTGCCCTCTCGCAGCGAGCTCTGGAGGCTGCGTGTGGCCCTACGGGACTGAGGAGCTCGACGTCGGGGCACGGGAGGACAGGgtgcggctgccggcggcgggcagggctcTCGCCGTCCCTCCCCGGGATGCTGCCGGCCGGCCAGACCCTACCCGGCTCCCCGTGCGGAGCAGGCGCTCCCCGCAGGTAACGCTGCCCGactgcccccccccatcccctgacccccccatctGGCTGCGccctcactccccccctcccgcAGGAGCTCCCCAAGGCTCCCTGGGCTCACGCCGCACCCAGGAGGCAGAAGAGGGACTGGGTGATCCCCCCCATCAAGGTTCCCGAAAATGAGAGGGGCCCCTTCCCCAAAAAGCTGGTTCAGGTACGGGGGGGGTCggtctgggcagggggctgggcaTGCCAAGGGTGGGAGCGATGCTGGCGGAGGCCATCCCCCCTGCGTTGGGGCAGGGCGCGATGCCGCGGGGGGTACTGAACCCCCCCCGTCTCCTCCAGATCAAATCCAACCGGGACAGAGACACCAAGATCTTCTACAGCATCACAGGGCAGGGAGCGGACGCCCCCCCCGAGGGCGTCTTCACCATCGAGAAGGAGTCGGGCTGGATGAAGGTGACGCAGCCGCTGGACCGGGAGCGCATCGACAAGTACCACGTAGGTCCCTGCCGGGGGGTGCCGCCCTGTGCCGGCGTGCCGTGCCAACCCCGCCGCTCACCCCTCTGCCTCGCAGCTCTTCTCCCACGCTGTGTCCGAGAACGGCAAACCGGTGGAGGAGCCGATGGAGATCATAGTCACGGTGACGGACCAGAACGACAACAAGCCCCAGTTCACGCGGGAGGTCTTCAGGGGCTCGGTGCCGGAGGGTGCTTTGCCGGGTAGGACCCCGTGCCACGGGGAAGCTCTGCCTCCCACCGGTCCCTTGGGGAGAGCCCTGGGACCGTCCCCGTGGGGaacatgggtgccccccccaccccactcacCAGGACGCCCCATCCCCAGGCACCTCCGTGATGCAGGTGACCGCCACAGACGCGGACGATGCGGTGGAGACCTACAACGGCGTCATCGCCTACTCCATCCTCAGCCAGGAGCCGCGGGAGCCCCATCCCCACATGTTCACCGTCAACAGGGCCACCGGCACCCTCAGCGTCATCGCCAGCGGCCTCGACCGGGAGGTGGGCTctgcggcagcgcggggcgggcggccccggccctggGCAGGGTCTAAcggggtgtctgtctgtctgtccgccGCAGCGCGTGCGGGAGTACACACTGACCGTGCAGGCAGCTGACCTGGACGGCGAGGGGCTGACCACGACGGCGCTGGCGGTGATCGAGATCGCGGATGTCAATGACAACGCGCCCGAGTTTGACCCCAAAACGGTAATGTGGGGCCCCCCCAGCGGGACCCTCTCCCCACGGGCCGGTGCCCACCGGGCTGCGGTGCTGAGGGTACCCCCGACACGCAGTACGAGGCGGCTGTGCCGGAGAACGAGGCCGGGCGGGAGGTGGCCCGGCTGGCCGCCACCGACCTGGATGAGCCGAGCACGCCGGCATGGCGAGCCGTCTACTCCATCCTGCGCGGCAACGAGGGAGGCGCCTTCGCCATTGCCACGGACCCTGCCAGCAACGAGGGCGTCCTCCGCACCGCCAAGGTGTGTGTCCCCGCACCGCGTCCCCCACCCGCTGCCCACGATGGGGTGctgcccatcccctcccctctcccagggtCTGGACTACGAGGCCAAGAAGCAGTTCGTGCTTCACGTGGCCGTGGCCAACGAGGCGCCCTTCGCCGTGAAGCTGCCGACGGCCACCGCCACGGTGACGGTCAATGTGGAGGATGTCAACGAGGCGCCCGTCTTTGACCCGCCGGTGCAGCTTGCCCGGGTGCCGGAGGACGTGCCGCCGGGGCAGACCCTCGCCTCCTGCACGGCCCAGGACCCCGACAAGGCCCAGGGGCAGAGGATCAAGTGAGCGGGGCCAGGGTTGGCGTCGAGGTCTGGGGGGGTGCATGCCACCCCCCACCGCAGCaccagctcccctctgccccccaggtACCTGGTGGGGCACGACCCGGCGGGCTGGCTGGCCGTGCACCCCGAGAACGGCCTCGTGACAGCGCGGGACCACCTGGACCGCGAGTCCCCCTTCGCCCAGAACAGCACCTACACCGCCGTGCTGCTGGCTGTGGACGACGGTGAGGGCCGTGAAAGGGGCCCTTGTTCCCGCCGTCCCGCATGAGGGACACGTGCTGCCGTCACCGGGACCCACATCCCAGCTCCGGCACGGAGCGGTGCCGGGGGCTGCCTGTCCCTACCCCTGCTCAGGGCATCCCCGTCCCTGTGAGGGTCCTGGTTTTGGGGAGCCCCCCTCCAGCATTGCTCCTCCCTGCAGGCTCGCCGTCCGCCACGGGCACCGGCaccctgctcctcaccctgctcgACGTGAACGACCACGGCCCCGAGGCCGAGCCCCGGGACATCACCGTCTGCAACCGCAGTCCCCAGCCCCAGGTCCTCACCGTCACCGACAGGGACCTGCCCCCCAACACCGGCCCCTTCCGCGCCGAGCTCAGCCATGGCTCCGGGGACAGCTGGGCCGTGGAGGTCGGCGATGAAGGTAAC
This Calonectris borealis chromosome 12, bCalBor7.hap1.2, whole genome shotgun sequence DNA region includes the following protein-coding sequences:
- the LOC142087038 gene encoding B-cadherin, giving the protein MKVTQPLDRERIDKYHLFSHAVSENGKPVEEPMEIIVTVTDQNDNKPQFTREVFRGSVPEGALPGTSVMQVTATDADDAVETYNGVIAYSILSQEPREPHPHMFTVNRATGTLSVIASGLDRERVREYTLTVQAADLDGEGLTTTALAVIEIADVNDNAPEFDPKTYEAAVPENEAGREVARLAATDLDEPSTPAWRAVYSILRGNEGGAFAIATDPASNEGVLRTAKGLDYEAKKQFVLHVAVANEAPFAVKLPTATATVTVNVEDVNEAPVFDPPVQLARVPEDVPPGQTLASCTAQDPDKAQGQRIKYLVGHDPAGWLAVHPENGLVTARDHLDRESPFAQNSTYTAVLLAVDDGSPSATGTGTLLLTLLDVNDHGPEAEPRDITVCNRSPQPQVLTVTDRDLPPNTGPFRAELSHGSGDSWAVEVGDEGDTVTLRLVAPLEPDLYSVYLRLLDQPGKAQLTIVTARVCDCEGPVQSCPQRPQPATGMPFVLAALGALLALLLILLLLLLFVRRRKVTKEPLLLPEDDTRDNVFYYGEEGGGEEDQDYDLRQLHRGLDARPEVLLRNDVAPTLLPAPQYRPRPANPDDIGTFIEENLKAADTDPTAPPYDSLLVFDYEGSGSEATSLSSLNSSASDRDQDYDYLNDWGSRFKKLADLYGGGEEDD